GCCGCAAAGTTTTCCAGCGAGGATTCCGCGCTCGTGCGCGAGCTCGCCTTGCTGCTCGATGAGACCAGCCTCACCGAGATCGAGATCGAGCGCGCGGGCTTCCGCCTGCGCGTCGCCCGCAACATCAGCGTCGCCGCGACCATGCCGATGCAGGTGGCGGCCGCTGCTCCCGCGATGCCTGTTGCTGCCGCGGCCGTCGCACCTGCGGCCAGTGCGCCGGACATGTCGAAACACCCGGGCGCCGTCAGCTCACCGATGGTCGGCACGGCCTATTGGGCGCCGGAGCCGGGCGCCAAGCCCTTCATCGAAGTCGGCACCAAGGTCTCGATCGGCCAGACGCTGTTGATCATCGAAGCGATGAAGACGATGAACCAGATCCCCTCGCCGCGCGCCGGTACCGTGACGCAGATCCTGGTCGAAGACGGCCAGCCGGTCGAGTACGGCGAGCCGCTGGTGATCATTGAATAAGCGAGTGGCCAATGGCGAGTGGCGAATGGTTGCTGTCCTACCATTCGCAATTCGCTACTCGCTATTCGCCCGCTGAGGCGCCATGTTCGACAAGATCCTCATAGCCAATCGCGGCGAGATCGCCCTTCGCATCCTCAGGGCTTGCAAGGAGCTCGGGATCGCGACCGTTGCCGTGCACTCCACCGCCGACGCCGATGCCATGCATGTGCGGCTGTCGGACGAGAGCGTGTGCATCGGCCCGCCGCCCTCGAAGGACAGCTATCTCAACGTCCCGGCACTGCTTGCGGCCTGCGAGATCACCGGCGCCGACGCGGTGCATCCCGGCTACGGCTTCCTGTCGGAGAATGCCCGCTTCGCGGAAATCCTCGCCGAGCACAATCTGCACTTCATCGGTCCCAAGGCCGAGCACATCCGCCTGATGGGCGACAAGATCGAGGCCAAGAAGACCGCCAAGCGGCTCGGCATCCCCGTGGTGCCCGGCTCCGACGGCGCGGTCGGCCCCGAGGACGACGCGATGGCGATCGCCAGGAAGATCGGTTTCCCGGTGCTGGTGAAGGCCGCTGCCGGCGGCGGTGGCCGCGGCATGAAGGTCGCACACAGTGAGTCGGACCTCCAGGTGGCGCTGTCGACGGCCGCCAACGAGGCGAAATCCGCCTTCGGCGATGCGTCCGTCTACCTGGAAAAATATCTTCAGAAGCCGCGCCACATCGAGATCCAGATCCTCGGCGACGGCCGCGGCGGCGCGATTCATCTCGGCGAACGCGACTGCTCGCTGCAACGCCGTCACCAAAAGGTCTGGGAGGAAGGCCCCTCGCCCGTCCTCGCTGCAGCCGCGCGCGCCAAGATCGGCGAGACCTGCGCCAAGGCGATGCG
The DNA window shown above is from Bradyrhizobium sp. CB1650 and carries:
- the accC gene encoding acetyl-CoA carboxylase biotin carboxylase subunit, which gives rise to MFDKILIANRGEIALRILRACKELGIATVAVHSTADADAMHVRLSDESVCIGPPPSKDSYLNVPALLAACEITGADAVHPGYGFLSENARFAEILAEHNLHFIGPKAEHIRLMGDKIEAKKTAKRLGIPVVPGSDGAVGPEDDAMAIARKIGFPVLVKAAAGGGGRGMKVAHSESDLQVALSTAANEAKSAFGDASVYLEKYLQKPRHIEIQILGDGRGGAIHLGERDCSLQRRHQKVWEEGPSPVLAAAARAKIGETCAKAMREMKYLGVGTIEFLYEDGEFYFIEMNTRIQVEHPVTESITDIDLVLEQIRIAAGGDLPARQDEVQIIGHAIECRINAENPQTFRPSPGRISQYHPPGGLGVRIDSAVYQGYTIPPYYDSLVGKLIVHGKTRGECLMRLRRALDEMVVDGIETTLPLFRALVREPAIIDGDYHIHWLEQYLAGQLEPAGK
- the accB gene encoding acetyl-CoA carboxylase biotin carboxyl carrier protein, yielding MARQPDDKAAAKFSSEDSALVRELALLLDETSLTEIEIERAGFRLRVARNISVAATMPMQVAAAAPAMPVAAAAVAPAASAPDMSKHPGAVSSPMVGTAYWAPEPGAKPFIEVGTKVSIGQTLLIIEAMKTMNQIPSPRAGTVTQILVEDGQPVEYGEPLVIIE